From Candidatus Eisenbacteria bacterium:
GTCGTGAACCTGGAGAGCAGCTACGACCTGCCCACCGGCGACGTGTCCGACCTCCGCTTCGTCCCCATCACCCTGGGCGCCCAGTACCGCTTCTGAGCCTGGACCCCCCTCGTTCGGCGTAGAGACGGCGTGGGCTGCACTCCGGCAGCCCGCGCCGTCGCACGTTCGGGACCTTGACTCGGCCCGCCAGGGGATTACCTTCGGAATCGAGCAGTTGCTCTATTTCGAGAAAGGAGCGTGAGGTCCGTGCCGGTCGGCTTTCCTTCCTTCGAGACGCTGTCGCTGATCCTCGTCACGGGTTTGCTCGTGGTGTCGGTCGCGGCGATCCTGTTCGGTCACTTCCGCGGGCGCTGAAGCGGCGCCCCGGAGCGTTCCGGCGGCGACGCGGCGCGGGTTGACAGCCGCGGCGCCTTTTCGAGATACGACACGGCTGCGCGATTTCGTCGTGACGAACACCCCGACAGCGACCGTGTACCACGACGAAGACGCCGACCTGGCGGCGCTCGCCGGCCAGACCATCGCCGTCGTCGGCTACGGCAACCAGGGCCGCTCGCAGGCGCTGAACCTCCGCGATTCGGGTCTGCGGGTCATCGTCGGCAACATCGGCGACGAGGCGCGGGCCCGCGCCTGTGACGAGGGATTCGAGGGCTACGACATCGCCGACGCCGCCCGGCGCGCCGACGTCGTCATGCTGCTCATCCCCGACGAGGTGATGCCGGAGGTCTACGCCCGCGACGTGGCGCCCAACCTGCGCGCCGGCGCCTGCGTGTGCTTCGCCTCGGGGTACACCGTCGCCTTCGGGCACATCGCGCCCGCCCCAGGCCTGGACGTCGTCCTGGTCGCGCCGCGCATGATCGGCCCGGGCGTGCGCGATCGTTACGTCGACGGCAAGGGCTTCCCGTCGTTCGTCGGCGTGCATCAGGACGCGACGGGGCGCGCGAAGGCGCGCATGCTCGCCATCGCGCGCGGCATCGGGTCGACCAGGGTCGGGTGTCTCGAGCTCACGATGGCGCAGGAGGCCCATCTCGACCTCTTCACCGAGCAGGGCTTCGGTCCGATGATGGGGCTCGCGCTCCGGCAATCGATCGAGATGCTGGTGGAGCAGGGGTACCCGGCCGAAGCGGTCGTGATGGAGCTCTACGCCTCGGGCGAGCTCGGCTACGCCTTCCAGCGCGCGGCCGACACGGGCCTCTTCGCGCAGAACGAGTTCCACTCGCACACCTCGCAGTACGGCTCGATGACGCGCAGCGCCCGGGTCGCCGACATCGACCTCACGCCGCGCCTGCGCGAGCACCTGGACGACATCCGCTCCGGTCGCTTTGCGGCGGAGTGGAGCGAGGAGCAGAAGAAGGGCCTCCCGCTCTTCAAGCAGATGAAGGAGATGGCGCGGTTCCACCCGCTCTTCGAGTGGGAGCAGCGGACGCGCAAGGCCTTCAGGATGGATTGACGACATGCCACCTTCGAAAGACATGATCGGGCGCGTGCTCTCGACGGGTAGCGCGACCGTGACCGCCGACCACGTCGCGGGCTTCGCGAGGGCGCTCGGCGACACCAACCCCGAGTACGAGACGATCGCCCCGCCGACCTATCCCATCGCCTTCATGACCCAGGCGATGTCGGGCGGCATGGAGACGTTCCTCGAGCTCGGGCTCAACTTCATGACGCTGGTCCACGGCGAGCAGGAGTTCGAGTACCGCCGCCCGATCCGCGCCGGCGAGACGCTTTCCCTCACCGGCCGCATCGCCGACGTCTACGAGAAGACCGGCGGCAGCGGCACGCTCGACTTCGTCGTGATGGAGACCGAGGCCACCGACGCCAAGGGGCAGGTGGTGTTCTTCTCCCGCAATACGCTGATCTCGCGGAGGATGTGATGGCCGGACTCGACG
This genomic window contains:
- the ilvC gene encoding ketol-acid reductoisomerase is translated as MTNTPTATVYHDEDADLAALAGQTIAVVGYGNQGRSQALNLRDSGLRVIVGNIGDEARARACDEGFEGYDIADAARRADVVMLLIPDEVMPEVYARDVAPNLRAGACVCFASGYTVAFGHIAPAPGLDVVLVAPRMIGPGVRDRYVDGKGFPSFVGVHQDATGRAKARMLAIARGIGSTRVGCLELTMAQEAHLDLFTEQGFGPMMGLALRQSIEMLVEQGYPAEAVVMELYASGELGYAFQRAADTGLFAQNEFHSHTSQYGSMTRSARVADIDLTPRLREHLDDIRSGRFAAEWSEEQKKGLPLFKQMKEMARFHPLFEWEQRTRKAFRMD
- a CDS encoding MaoC family dehydratase N-terminal domain-containing protein — its product is MPPSKDMIGRVLSTGSATVTADHVAGFARALGDTNPEYETIAPPTYPIAFMTQAMSGGMETFLELGLNFMTLVHGEQEFEYRRPIRAGETLSLTGRIADVYEKTGGSGTLDFVVMETEATDAKGQVVFFSRNTLISRRM